One Bombyx mori chromosome 28, ASM3026992v2 DNA segment encodes these proteins:
- the LOC105842603 gene encoding probable phytanoyl-CoA dioxygenase isoform X3, which translates to MNYKRISPKYVSSAEYKLTKQQKQFYEENGYLLFRNLFESTSLDRYRKRFSELCHQPEKVTIIKENSLVSAKKTPEEYVYKIQDIINDEVYMSYSEDSRVLDIVSQLIGDDISAVNLMLINKPPESTRHPAHQDQWYFPFGPTDKIIAMWTALDPANLQNGCLYIVPGSHKCGKLFKHVTFKNSKKFFHVIADEDQLAPLSNRLYLEMSPGDTVFFHPYLIHGSGPNDTKDYRKALTIHYANSACHYVDLRGTVQEELSTGLLEVKDKGGQRSEMQSVGLQ; encoded by the exons ATGAATTACAAAAGGATTTCACCGAAATA TGTATCATCAGCAGAATATAAGCTGACGaaacaacaaaaacagttttatgAGGAGAATGGCTACTTGTTATTCAGAAACCTGTTCGAATCGACCAGCTTAGACCGTTACAG GAAAAGATTTTCCGAATTATGTCATCAACCAGAAAAGGTAACGATTATCAAGGAGAACTCTTTAGTTAGCGCCAAGAAGACTCCTGAAGAATACGTTTACAAG ATTCAGGATATAATAAACGATGAGGTCTACATGTCGTACAGCGAAGACTCCAGAGTACTGGATATAGTTTCTCAGCTGATCGGCGATGACATCTCCGCCGTCAATCTGATGCTGATCAACAAGCCGCCGGAGTCGACCAGACACCCCGCCCATCAG GATCAGTGGTATTTCCCTTTCGGGCCAACAGACAAGATCATAGCGATGTGGACGGCTCTGGATCCGGCGAACTTACAGAATGGGTGTCTGTACATTGTGCCGGGCTCGCACAAGTGCGGAAAACTGTTTAAGCACGTAACATTTAAG AATTCAAAGAAGTTCTTTCACGTTATCGCTGACGAGGACCAGCTGGCTCCGTTGAGCAACCGACTCTATTTGGAGATGTCTCCGGGAGACACGGTCTTCTTCCATCCCTACCTGATACATGGCTCCGGTCCTAACGATACCAAG GACTACAGGAAGGCGTTGACCATCCACTACGCCAACAGTGCGTGTCACTACGTCGACCTGCGGGGCACCGTGCAAGAGGAATTGAGCACAG GACTACTGGAAGTTAAAGATAAAGGCGGTCAGAGGTCCGAGATGCAATCTGTAGGTTTGCAATAA
- the LOC105842603 gene encoding probable phytanoyl-CoA dioxygenase isoform X2, with translation MNYKRISPKYVSSAEYKLTKQQKQFYEENGYLLFRNLFESTSLDRYRKRFSELCHQPEKVTIIKENSLVSAKKTPEEYVYKIQDIINDEVYMSYSEDSRVLDIVSQLIGDDISAVNLMLINKPPESTRHPAHQDQWYFPFGPTDKIIAMWTALDPANLQNGCLYIVPGSHKCGKLFKHVTFKNSKKFFHVIADEDQLAPLSNRLYLEMSPGDTVFFHPYLIHGSGPNDTKDYRKALTIHYANSACHYVDLRGTVQEELSTEFQREGARRGITGFDYSDYWKLKIKAVRGPRCNL, from the exons ATGAATTACAAAAGGATTTCACCGAAATA TGTATCATCAGCAGAATATAAGCTGACGaaacaacaaaaacagttttatgAGGAGAATGGCTACTTGTTATTCAGAAACCTGTTCGAATCGACCAGCTTAGACCGTTACAG GAAAAGATTTTCCGAATTATGTCATCAACCAGAAAAGGTAACGATTATCAAGGAGAACTCTTTAGTTAGCGCCAAGAAGACTCCTGAAGAATACGTTTACAAG ATTCAGGATATAATAAACGATGAGGTCTACATGTCGTACAGCGAAGACTCCAGAGTACTGGATATAGTTTCTCAGCTGATCGGCGATGACATCTCCGCCGTCAATCTGATGCTGATCAACAAGCCGCCGGAGTCGACCAGACACCCCGCCCATCAG GATCAGTGGTATTTCCCTTTCGGGCCAACAGACAAGATCATAGCGATGTGGACGGCTCTGGATCCGGCGAACTTACAGAATGGGTGTCTGTACATTGTGCCGGGCTCGCACAAGTGCGGAAAACTGTTTAAGCACGTAACATTTAAG AATTCAAAGAAGTTCTTTCACGTTATCGCTGACGAGGACCAGCTGGCTCCGTTGAGCAACCGACTCTATTTGGAGATGTCTCCGGGAGACACGGTCTTCTTCCATCCCTACCTGATACATGGCTCCGGTCCTAACGATACCAAG GACTACAGGAAGGCGTTGACCATCCACTACGCCAACAGTGCGTGTCACTACGTCGACCTGCGGGGCACCGTGCAAGAGGAATTGAGCACAG AGTTCCAGCGGGAAGGCGCCAGGCGAGGCATCACGGGGTTTGATTACAGC GACTACTGGAAGTTAAAGATAAAGGCGGTCAGAGGTCCGAGATGCAATCTGTAG
- the LOC119628419 gene encoding uncharacterized protein LOC119628419 isoform X1 has protein sequence MRSTRKGKKVQAYNTRRNKTNGGNVSNYEENIDKILPCLKERIKIQRIFKEQFAKKGTAICVASTSNTVHVSAEHRRENSTISSAVFDNDINHVVTEKSDIIDTTDSPESCVNTEEDQRTSFNVPESDDDADFCDSSDNLYVPETTDESDNDSDICDVTSATSNSKQNHQVSFEIHDEATENKQTECLSTEEKEGDKKKRIRQRDYCFYCESLILNFARHVIRNHSNEPEVQKVLSMPKNTKSRKQMLTLLRKKGNYITNTQNSTLKPMKKNKYNRSDDYLPCTKCLGFYSRKQLWKHKKLCDSNNLTSNVQVDAQNFLVRNIKVNQKLKDDVFPRMRPDKISMFAKKDSLICAFGLQYLRTHREKHFITVTSRKMRELGKLLIEIKKIKPNISSLLDALKPENYGTLVLATKNAASFNNLKDRYDSPTYAMNIATSLKQCCNIALLESYKAEAGINRTEIQIDLKTLTSIIQSNWKFDVSSQAADDLNIKRYNKTTIVPLASDLKCLKDYLNKTAAHAVVKLSESNNSLNCNAFNALIECVFCRLLLLNRRRPGELQRLQLSFYENYDKKDNENNKYEEFDKALSATEKILVNSLKRIVIRGKRGRGVPVLFSKDVQKDIDILISLRHKYVNTDNDFLFSKAGGSVICGYRTIEKYAKACGAKNPKALTSTRLRKHLATLTQLFNMSENDMEQLASFMGHTMSIHKQNYRLPDDVFQTAKISKLLLLMETGNADMYKGHTLDEININLEEEIIGDDIQNEEILDYEMLEPTPPVNKTSLNSIDSSKQSIPFCSNNESVEQKVIKKKRVLVPWTPQQKRVVLNFFSKHIKSRKPPKRDECENLRSQYPELLNNKDWLKIKVFIQNTYTKQ, from the exons ATGAGAAGCACGCGAAAAGGAAAAAAAG TACAAGCATATAACACgagaagaaataaaacaaacggAGGTAATGTAAGCAATTATGAAGAAAACATTGACAAAATCCTGCCGTGTCTAAAAGAAAGAATCAAAATACAAAGAATATTTAAG gaacaatttgcaaaaaaaggtACGGCAATATGCGTAGCTTCAACCAGCAATACAGTTCACGTTAGCGCCGAACATCGACGTGAAAATAGTACTATAAGTAGTGCCGTTTTTGATAATGATATCAATCACGTAGTTACCGAAAAGAGTGATATTATTGATACCACAGATAGTCCTGAAAGTTGTGTAAACACCGAAGAAGATCAAAGAACATCTTTTAATGTGCCGGAAAGTGATGACGATGCTGACTTTTGTGATTCAAGCGATAACCTTTATGTACCAGAAACCACTGACGAATCTGATAATGACTCTGATATTTGTGATGTAACCTCAGCTACCAGCAACTCTAAGCAGAACCATCAA gtTTCATTTGAAATTCACGATGAAGCTAccgaaaacaaacaaactgaaTGTCTTTCTACCGAAGAAAAGGAAGGCGATAAAAAGAAGAGGATACGACAAAgggattattgtttttattgtgaaagtttaattttaaatttcgctAGACACGTTATAAGAAACCATTCTAATGAACCGGAAGTTCAAAAGGTATTATCGATGCCAAAAAATACTAAGTCACGTAAACAAATGCTTACACTCTTGCGTAAGAAAGGAAATTACATTACTAACACTCAAAACTCTACGTTGAAgccaatgaaaaaaaacaaatataatagaaGTGACGACTACTTACCTTGTACTAAATGCTTAGGATTTTACTCTCGAAAACAACTATGGAAGCACAAAAAACTATGTGATAGTAATAATCTCACATCAAATGTTCAAGTTGATGCACAGAATTTTTTGGTTCGTAACATTAAAgtaaatcaaaaattaaaagatGATGTTTTTCCACGTATGAGGCCAGATAAAATATCTATGTTTGCGAAAAAAGATTCTTTGATCTGTGCTTTTGGATTGCAATATCTTAGGACACATAGAGAAAAACATTTTATAACTGTAACCTCTAGAAAAATGCGTGAGCTTGGTAAActattaatagaaataaaaaaaattaaaccaaacATTAGTAGCTTATTAGACGCCTTGAAGCCGGAAAATTATGGAACACTAGTTTTGGCTACTAAAAATGCagctagtttcaataatttaaaagatCGTTACGATTCACCTACTTATGCCATGAATATTGCAACATCGCTAAAACAATGTTGCAATATAGCATTACTTGAGTCTTACAAAGCGGAAGCTGGTATTAATAGAACAGAAATTCAAATAGATCTTAAAACACTCACAAGTATAATTCAATCTAACTGGAAATTTGACGTCTCAAGCCAAGCTGCTGACGACTTAAATATAAAACggtataataaaacaacaattgtccCATTAGCATctgatttaaaatgtttaaaagacTATCTAAATAAAACTGCTGCACACGCAGTAGTTAAGCTATCGGAAtcaaataattcattaaattgCAATGCATTCAATGCATTAATAGAGTGCGTGTTCTGCCGCCTTTTATTACTAAACCGACGGCGTCCCGGAGAACTTCAGAGATTACAATTgagtttttacgaaaattatgataaaaaagataacgaaaacaataaatatgaagAATTTGATAAAGCACTATCAGCAACggaaaaaatattagtaaacaGTTTAAAAAGAATTGTTATTCGAGGGAAAAGAGGGAGAGGGGTTCCAGTTTTATTTAGCAAAGATGTTCAAAAAGATATAGATATCTTAATTTCTTTAAGACATAAATATGTAAACACagataatgattttttattctcTAAAGCTGGAGGATCAGTTATATGTGGTTATAGGACCATAGAAAAATACGCAAAAGCTTGTGGTGCAAAAAATCCAAAAGCTTTAACTTCGACTCGACTTCGCAAACATTTAGCGACTTTAACCCAGCTTTTTAATATGTCCGAAAACGACATGGAACAATTAGCTTCATTCATGGGCCATACGATGTCaattcataaacaaaattatagatTACCGGATGATGTGTTCCAAACTGCTAAAATTTCTAAGCTGTTACTTTTAATGGAAACTGGAAACGCGGATATGTATAAAGGTCACACTTTAGACGAAATAAATATCAatttagaagaagaaataatTGGTGACGATATTCAAAATGAGGAAATTCTCGATTACGAAATGTTAGAACCCACTCCTCCTGTAAACAAAACTTCCTTAAATTCAATTGATAGCTCTAAACAATCAATCCCATTTTGTTCTAATAATGAATCAGTTGAACAgaaggtaataaaaaagaaacgtgTGCTAGTTCCTTGGACACCACAACAAAAACGTGTAGTTTTAAATTTCTTTTCGAAGCATATCAAGTCCAGAAAACCTCCAAAACGTGACGAATGTGAAAACTTACGAAGTCAATATCCAGAACttctaaataataaagattggctaaaaattaaagtatttataCAGAATACATATACAAAACAATAA
- the LOC119628419 gene encoding uncharacterized protein LOC119628419 isoform X2: MRSTRKGKKVQAYNTRRNKTNGGNVSNYEENIDKILPCLKERIKIQRIFKEQFAKKDSPESCVNTEEDQRTSFNVPESDDDADFCDSSDNLYVPETTDESDNDSDICDVTSATSNSKQNHQVSFEIHDEATENKQTECLSTEEKEGDKKKRIRQRDYCFYCESLILNFARHVIRNHSNEPEVQKVLSMPKNTKSRKQMLTLLRKKGNYITNTQNSTLKPMKKNKYNRSDDYLPCTKCLGFYSRKQLWKHKKLCDSNNLTSNVQVDAQNFLVRNIKVNQKLKDDVFPRMRPDKISMFAKKDSLICAFGLQYLRTHREKHFITVTSRKMRELGKLLIEIKKIKPNISSLLDALKPENYGTLVLATKNAASFNNLKDRYDSPTYAMNIATSLKQCCNIALLESYKAEAGINRTEIQIDLKTLTSIIQSNWKFDVSSQAADDLNIKRYNKTTIVPLASDLKCLKDYLNKTAAHAVVKLSESNNSLNCNAFNALIECVFCRLLLLNRRRPGELQRLQLSFYENYDKKDNENNKYEEFDKALSATEKILVNSLKRIVIRGKRGRGVPVLFSKDVQKDIDILISLRHKYVNTDNDFLFSKAGGSVICGYRTIEKYAKACGAKNPKALTSTRLRKHLATLTQLFNMSENDMEQLASFMGHTMSIHKQNYRLPDDVFQTAKISKLLLLMETGNADMYKGHTLDEININLEEEIIGDDIQNEEILDYEMLEPTPPVNKTSLNSIDSSKQSIPFCSNNESVEQKVIKKKRVLVPWTPQQKRVVLNFFSKHIKSRKPPKRDECENLRSQYPELLNNKDWLKIKVFIQNTYTKQ; the protein is encoded by the exons ATGAGAAGCACGCGAAAAGGAAAAAAAG TACAAGCATATAACACgagaagaaataaaacaaacggAGGTAATGTAAGCAATTATGAAGAAAACATTGACAAAATCCTGCCGTGTCTAAAAGAAAGAATCAAAATACAAAGAATATTTAAG gaacaatttgcaaaaaaag ATAGTCCTGAAAGTTGTGTAAACACCGAAGAAGATCAAAGAACATCTTTTAATGTGCCGGAAAGTGATGACGATGCTGACTTTTGTGATTCAAGCGATAACCTTTATGTACCAGAAACCACTGACGAATCTGATAATGACTCTGATATTTGTGATGTAACCTCAGCTACCAGCAACTCTAAGCAGAACCATCAA gtTTCATTTGAAATTCACGATGAAGCTAccgaaaacaaacaaactgaaTGTCTTTCTACCGAAGAAAAGGAAGGCGATAAAAAGAAGAGGATACGACAAAgggattattgtttttattgtgaaagtttaattttaaatttcgctAGACACGTTATAAGAAACCATTCTAATGAACCGGAAGTTCAAAAGGTATTATCGATGCCAAAAAATACTAAGTCACGTAAACAAATGCTTACACTCTTGCGTAAGAAAGGAAATTACATTACTAACACTCAAAACTCTACGTTGAAgccaatgaaaaaaaacaaatataatagaaGTGACGACTACTTACCTTGTACTAAATGCTTAGGATTTTACTCTCGAAAACAACTATGGAAGCACAAAAAACTATGTGATAGTAATAATCTCACATCAAATGTTCAAGTTGATGCACAGAATTTTTTGGTTCGTAACATTAAAgtaaatcaaaaattaaaagatGATGTTTTTCCACGTATGAGGCCAGATAAAATATCTATGTTTGCGAAAAAAGATTCTTTGATCTGTGCTTTTGGATTGCAATATCTTAGGACACATAGAGAAAAACATTTTATAACTGTAACCTCTAGAAAAATGCGTGAGCTTGGTAAActattaatagaaataaaaaaaattaaaccaaacATTAGTAGCTTATTAGACGCCTTGAAGCCGGAAAATTATGGAACACTAGTTTTGGCTACTAAAAATGCagctagtttcaataatttaaaagatCGTTACGATTCACCTACTTATGCCATGAATATTGCAACATCGCTAAAACAATGTTGCAATATAGCATTACTTGAGTCTTACAAAGCGGAAGCTGGTATTAATAGAACAGAAATTCAAATAGATCTTAAAACACTCACAAGTATAATTCAATCTAACTGGAAATTTGACGTCTCAAGCCAAGCTGCTGACGACTTAAATATAAAACggtataataaaacaacaattgtccCATTAGCATctgatttaaaatgtttaaaagacTATCTAAATAAAACTGCTGCACACGCAGTAGTTAAGCTATCGGAAtcaaataattcattaaattgCAATGCATTCAATGCATTAATAGAGTGCGTGTTCTGCCGCCTTTTATTACTAAACCGACGGCGTCCCGGAGAACTTCAGAGATTACAATTgagtttttacgaaaattatgataaaaaagataacgaaaacaataaatatgaagAATTTGATAAAGCACTATCAGCAACggaaaaaatattagtaaacaGTTTAAAAAGAATTGTTATTCGAGGGAAAAGAGGGAGAGGGGTTCCAGTTTTATTTAGCAAAGATGTTCAAAAAGATATAGATATCTTAATTTCTTTAAGACATAAATATGTAAACACagataatgattttttattctcTAAAGCTGGAGGATCAGTTATATGTGGTTATAGGACCATAGAAAAATACGCAAAAGCTTGTGGTGCAAAAAATCCAAAAGCTTTAACTTCGACTCGACTTCGCAAACATTTAGCGACTTTAACCCAGCTTTTTAATATGTCCGAAAACGACATGGAACAATTAGCTTCATTCATGGGCCATACGATGTCaattcataaacaaaattatagatTACCGGATGATGTGTTCCAAACTGCTAAAATTTCTAAGCTGTTACTTTTAATGGAAACTGGAAACGCGGATATGTATAAAGGTCACACTTTAGACGAAATAAATATCAatttagaagaagaaataatTGGTGACGATATTCAAAATGAGGAAATTCTCGATTACGAAATGTTAGAACCCACTCCTCCTGTAAACAAAACTTCCTTAAATTCAATTGATAGCTCTAAACAATCAATCCCATTTTGTTCTAATAATGAATCAGTTGAACAgaaggtaataaaaaagaaacgtgTGCTAGTTCCTTGGACACCACAACAAAAACGTGTAGTTTTAAATTTCTTTTCGAAGCATATCAAGTCCAGAAAACCTCCAAAACGTGACGAATGTGAAAACTTACGAAGTCAATATCCAGAACttctaaataataaagattggctaaaaattaaagtatttataCAGAATACATATACAAAACAATAA
- the LOC105842603 gene encoding probable phytanoyl-CoA dioxygenase isoform X1, with translation MNYKRISPKYVSSAEYKLTKQQKQFYEENGYLLFRNLFESTSLDRYRKRFSELCHQPEKVTIIKENSLVSAKKTPEEYVYKIQDIINDEVYMSYSEDSRVLDIVSQLIGDDISAVNLMLINKPPESTRHPAHQDQWYFPFGPTDKIIAMWTALDPANLQNGCLYIVPGSHKCGKLFKHVTFKNSKKFFHVIADEDQLAPLSNRLYLEMSPGDTVFFHPYLIHGSGPNDTKDYRKALTIHYANSACHYVDLRGTVQEELSTGTLNNAYFDVHCCTCRTAAHKHHASTHKAEVSILIYDCPTNPRSFCFFIK, from the exons ATGAATTACAAAAGGATTTCACCGAAATA TGTATCATCAGCAGAATATAAGCTGACGaaacaacaaaaacagttttatgAGGAGAATGGCTACTTGTTATTCAGAAACCTGTTCGAATCGACCAGCTTAGACCGTTACAG GAAAAGATTTTCCGAATTATGTCATCAACCAGAAAAGGTAACGATTATCAAGGAGAACTCTTTAGTTAGCGCCAAGAAGACTCCTGAAGAATACGTTTACAAG ATTCAGGATATAATAAACGATGAGGTCTACATGTCGTACAGCGAAGACTCCAGAGTACTGGATATAGTTTCTCAGCTGATCGGCGATGACATCTCCGCCGTCAATCTGATGCTGATCAACAAGCCGCCGGAGTCGACCAGACACCCCGCCCATCAG GATCAGTGGTATTTCCCTTTCGGGCCAACAGACAAGATCATAGCGATGTGGACGGCTCTGGATCCGGCGAACTTACAGAATGGGTGTCTGTACATTGTGCCGGGCTCGCACAAGTGCGGAAAACTGTTTAAGCACGTAACATTTAAG AATTCAAAGAAGTTCTTTCACGTTATCGCTGACGAGGACCAGCTGGCTCCGTTGAGCAACCGACTCTATTTGGAGATGTCTCCGGGAGACACGGTCTTCTTCCATCCCTACCTGATACATGGCTCCGGTCCTAACGATACCAAG GACTACAGGAAGGCGTTGACCATCCACTACGCCAACAGTGCGTGTCACTACGTCGACCTGCGGGGCACCGTGCAAGAGGAATTGAGCACAGGTACCCTCAACAATGCTTATTTTGATGTCCATTGCTGCACGTGTAGGACTGCGGCCCATAAACATCACGCCTCAACGCACAAGGCTGAAGTCTCAATCTTAATCTACGACTGTCCTACTAATCCAAGGAGTTTCTGtttctttataaaataa